The following proteins come from a genomic window of Lolium rigidum isolate FL_2022 chromosome 5, APGP_CSIRO_Lrig_0.1, whole genome shotgun sequence:
- the LOC124656605 gene encoding glucan endo-1,3-beta-glucosidase 5-like — MAARAALLAILLTLSCAAAAEAAVGVNWGTLSSHRAPPQVVVDLLRENRIGKVKLFDADAGVLRALARSGIQVMVGLTNGELASVAGSPAAADAWVSQNVSQYVGRGGVDIRYIAVGNEPFLTSYQGQFQSYIIPAMTNIQQSLVKANLASYVKLVVPCNADAYEGSVPSQGAFRTELTQIMTQIASYLSSNGAPFVVNIYPFLSLYQNSDFPQDYAFFEGSTHPLVDGANVYYNAFDGNFDTLISALSKIGYGQLPIAIGEVGWPTQGAPSANLTAARAFNQGLINRIMSNKGTPLRPGIPPADVYLFGLLDEEEKSVLPGNFERHWGIFSFDGQAKYPLNLGLGNPVLKNAKEVPYLPSRWCVANPARSLEEASNHLKLACDTADCTTLYYGGSCYGIGQKENVSFAFNSYYQRQKQDPKSCDFDGHGMITYLDPSVGECRFLVAIDDSKSSAVASCGRGCCGVFCGVSILTLWVLMYLRMMGSA, encoded by the exons ATGGCCGCCCGCGCGGCGCTCCTGGCCATCCTCTTAACGCTGTCATGCGCCGCCGCGGCCGAGGCGGCCGTGGGGGTGAACTGGGGCACGCTGTCGTcgcaccgcgcgccgccgcaggTGGTGGTGGACCTCCTGCGGGAGAACCGGATCGGGAAGGTCAAGCTCTtcgacgccgacgccggcgtgctccGCGCGCTCGCGCGCAGCGGCATCCAGGTCATGGTCGGGCTCACCAACGGGGAGCTCGCCAGCGTCGCGgggtcgccggccgccgccgacgcgtgggTCTCGCAGAACGTGTCGCAGTACGTCGGCCGCGGTGGCGTCGACATCCG ATATATTGCTGTGGGAAACGAACCATTTCTGACAAGCTACCAGGGTCAATTCCAGTCATACATTATTCCAGCGATGACCAACATTCAGCAATCACTGGTGAAGGCTAATCTTGCTAGCTACGTGAAGCTAGTAGTCCCATGCAACGCTGACGCCTATGAGGGTTCTGTTCCATCCCAAGGAGCATTCAGGACTGAACTGACTCAGATAATGACCCAGATTGCCAGTTATCTCAGTTCCAACGGAGCTCCGTTCGTCGTCAATATCTACCCTTTCCTCAGTCTTTACCAGAACTCTGACTTTCCACAAGATTATGCCTTCTTTGAAGGATCAACTCATCCACTGGTAGATGGCGCAAACGTGTACTACAATGCTTTCGATGGCAACTTCGACACACTAATTTCTGCTTTGAGTAAAATCGGCTATGGGCAACTACCCATTGCAATTGGTGAGGTGGGTTGGCCAACTCAGGGAGCACCAAGCGCAAACTTGACTGCAGCAAGGGCATTCAACCAAGGACTCATCAACCGTATTATGAGCAACAAAGGAACTCCACTCCGTCCTGGTATACCTCCGGCCGATGTCTATCTTTTCGGCCTTCTTGACGAGGAGGAAAAGAGTGTACTACCTGGAAACTTCGAGCGGCACTGGGGGATCTTCTCATTTGATGGACAGGCCAAGTACCCATTGAATCTCGGGCTAGGCAATCCAGTGCTGAAGAATGCTAAAGAGGTTCCGTATCTCCCATCCCGATGGTGCGTCGCAAACCCCGCTCGGAGCCTCGAAGAGGCTTCGAATCACTTAAAGCTGGCCTGCGACACCGCGGACTGCACCACTCTCTACTACGGAGGGTCGTGCTATGGCATTGGGCAGAAGGAAAACGTTTCCTTTGCTTTCAACAGCTATTACCAGAGGCAGAAACAGGATCCAAAGAGCTGTGACTTCGATGGGCATGGGATGATCACGTACCTTGATCCATCCGTTGGTGAATGCCGCTTTCTTGTCGCCATCGATGATAGTAAGAGCTCTGCAGTTGCATCTTGTGGACGAGGTTGCTGTGGGGTCTTCTGTGGGGTGTCGATTTTaactttgtgggtgttgatgtacCTTAGAATGATGGGCTCTGCCTGA
- the LOC124652604 gene encoding uncharacterized protein LOC124652604, with protein MRRNTLLALVSWIMLLALFITTTTASLPCQCCWIVEQPTRTCGHACCGDNCCPPAPPPPYAP; from the exons ATGAGGAGGAACACTCTCCTCGCACTCGTGTCCTGGATCATGCTGCTGGCTCTCTTCATCACAACCACCACCGCTTCACTGC CATGCCAGTGCTGCTGGATTGTGGAGCAACCGACAAGGACCTGCGGCCATGCCTGCTGCGGCGACAACTGCTGCCCGcctgctccaccaccaccatacgCGCCCTGA